One stretch of Priestia megaterium DNA includes these proteins:
- a CDS encoding mannose/fructose/sorbose PTS transporter subunit IID: MENEKRLTKKDIFSMFIRSNFLLGSFNFERVQAMGYCYVMIPAIKRLYGPGAQRNAALKRHLEWFNTHPWISAPIFGVTAAMEEEMANKKDFDEKAISGMKIGLMGPLAGVGDPIFWGTLRPVLAALGASLALGGNIAGPLLFFILINAIRLSTKYYGLKYGYLKGTEILKDLVGNRIQKLTEGASILGLFVMGALVSKWTTINIPVVVSRIKDDSGKVVVKTVQDVLDSILPGLLPLALTLLVAWMLRKGTNPLLIIFGIFLIGIGGYWIGFLG, translated from the coding sequence CATTCGTTCGAATTTTTTACTCGGTTCATTTAACTTTGAGCGTGTTCAAGCAATGGGCTACTGTTATGTTATGATTCCAGCAATCAAGCGCTTATATGGACCAGGAGCTCAGCGAAATGCAGCATTAAAGCGTCATTTAGAATGGTTCAATACACACCCATGGATTTCCGCACCTATATTTGGCGTCACGGCAGCAATGGAAGAAGAAATGGCAAACAAAAAAGATTTTGATGAAAAAGCTATCAGCGGAATGAAAATTGGATTAATGGGCCCGCTTGCTGGTGTAGGAGACCCTATTTTCTGGGGAACGCTTCGACCAGTTCTCGCAGCCCTAGGCGCATCTCTTGCGTTAGGCGGGAATATTGCCGGGCCACTGCTGTTTTTCATCTTAATTAATGCAATTCGATTAAGTACAAAATATTATGGATTAAAATATGGCTACTTAAAAGGAACAGAAATTTTAAAAGATTTAGTAGGCAATCGAATTCAAAAACTGACGGAAGGTGCATCCATTTTAGGACTCTTCGTAATGGGAGCGCTGGTTTCGAAATGGACCACTATTAATATACCAGTGGTTGTTTCTAGGATCAAAGATGATTCTGGTAAAGTTGTGGTAAAAACCGTGCAAGACGTACTTGATAGTATTCTACCGGGGCTGCTTCCTTTAGCGCTGACTTTATTAGTAGCATGGATGCTTCGAAAAGGTACAAATCCGCTGCTTATTATCTTCGGTATTTTCTTAATTGGTATAGGGGGTTATTGGATCGGCTTTTTAGGGTGA